The Saccharothrix violaceirubra genome segment GCCTGCGCCGCAACGGTTTCCCGGTCGCGCTGGCGGCCAGCGCGTACTCCGTGCTCGACGCCTACGTGTTCGGCTTCGTGCTGACGGAACTGAACCTCCCGTTCGAACCGGGCGAGTCCGCGGCGGAGTTCGTGGCACAACTCGACCTGCCCACCGACCACTACCCCCACCTCGCGGAACTGGTCGCGGAACAGATCACGGATCCGGGCTACTCCTACGGCGCCGAGTTCGACCGTGGGCTGGCCCTCGTCCTCGACGGCTTGGAGGCGCGGCTCGGCTGATCACCCGAAGGGAGGTGCCCGAGTGCGTATTTCGGGGTGTCCGAGCGGAGGACTCGCGAGGGGGTTTCAGCGGGTTCTCAGGTCCTCAGCGTGCCCTCAGGGACGACACGCGATCTTGAGGACATGAAGTCGTTACTCACCCTCGCCACGCTCGGAGTCCTGCTCACCGGGGCGGCGGTCGCGAGCGCGTCGCCCGCCGACGGCGACGCCGACCGGGGCCGGCCCGCGAGCGTCACGGGCTCGGCCCAGGTCCGCTACCACTACGTGCCCACCGAAGAGATCAAGTTCGAGTTCGACGCCCAGGCGGCGCCGTTCACCCGGATCACGCCGGACTCGCCGAACGGCCGCCCCACCGACGCCCGCGGCACCGTGCGCATCTCGCACGTCATCCGGGGCACGACCTACACGGCCGAGGCCGAGGTCGACTGCCTGCTCACCGGCGGCCCGTCCGCCACGCTCACCGCGCTGGTCACGGCCACCTCCCACGGCCAGGTGCCCAACGGCGAACGCCTGGGCTTCAGCGTGCTCGACGGGCACCCCGACCGCATGGGCTTCTCGTGGGGCCTGGTCGACGGCACCGACGTGCGCCCGTGCATGGCGGCGGCACCGTTCACCACCGTGGTCAAGGGCGGCTTCAAGGTCCACCACGTGGACGCGCCCAAGCCCGGCTGAGCGGCGGTTCAGGGGACAGCGACCGGGCCCTAGCGTCGAGCCCATGCGAATGGTTCTGGTCGTCCTCATGATCGCCTTCTCGGTGGTCGCGGCGCCCGCCGCCGCGGCCACCGGGACACCGGGAACCAAGCGGTGCGAGTTCATCCCGACGCCGGAGAACCCGGCGGCGAAACCCGTGCGCCCGCCACGCCCGAAAGCCTCGACCAAGGGCAAGGCCGTGGTCGCGCTGCACACCAACTACGGCCGGATCGTCATCCGACTCGACCGCGCGAACGCGACCTGCGCCGTGCACAACTTCGTGCACCTGACCCGGAAGTCGTTCTACGACCGGACGCAGTGCTTCCGGCTGACGGACTCGCCCCGGCTCGGCGTCCTGCAATGCGGCGACCTCGTCCGCCAGGAGGAGGGCGGCCCCGGCTACCGGTTCGCCGACGAGGTCACCGGCAAGGAGACCTACCCGCGCGGCACGGTGGCCATGGGCAACCAGGGACCCGGCACCAACGGCAGCGAGTTCTTCATCGTGCACTCACGCGCGGACATCCCGCCTGTGTACAGCGTGCTCGGCCAAGTCGTGCACGGCCTGGACACGCTGGACCGGATCGTCGCGGCGGGCATCGACGACACCGACCAGGACGGCCCGCCGAAACGACCGGTTCGGATCCACCGGGCGGAAGTCCTCGACTGATCACGACGCCACCAGCGCCACCGGGTTCGGGACGGTGAAGCACACCGACGTGCCCCGTTCCGAGCCCGGCTCGATCCAGATGCGCCCGCCGTGGCGCTCCACGATCCGCCGGCACGTGCTCAAGCCGATGCCCGTGCCCCGGTAGCCGTCCCCGGTCCGCTCCCGGTGGAACAGGTCGAACACGTCCTCGCGGGACTCGGGCGCGATGCCGATGCCGTTGTCGGTGACCCGGATCGTGGTGCCGGCCGGCCCCTCCTGCGCGCTCACGTGCACGCGGGGCAGCACGTCCGGCGCGGTGTACCTGACCGCGTTGTCGATCAGGTTGGCCAACACCTGGCGCAGCAGCGTCGGGTGCGTCCACAGCGGGGGCAGCACGTCACGGGTCACGCGGGCGCGCACCGACCGTTCCGGGTCCATCTCGTCCACGAGCAGGTCGACGGTCTCCCCCGCGTCGACCGGGCGCAGGTCGAGCGGTTCGTGCGTGGCCCGCGCGTAGTCGAGCAG includes the following:
- a CDS encoding peptidylprolyl isomerase; the protein is MVLVVLMIAFSVVAAPAAAATGTPGTKRCEFIPTPENPAAKPVRPPRPKASTKGKAVVALHTNYGRIVIRLDRANATCAVHNFVHLTRKSFYDRTQCFRLTDSPRLGVLQCGDLVRQEEGGPGYRFADEVTGKETYPRGTVAMGNQGPGTNGSEFFIVHSRADIPPVYSVLGQVVHGLDTLDRIVAAGIDDTDQDGPPKRPVRIHRAEVLD